From a region of the Odoribacter splanchnicus DSM 20712 genome:
- a CDS encoding DUF2721 domain-containing protein — protein MEELTLTTPSILFSAISLIMLAYTNRFLAYASVIRSLKTEHEQNPTPMAQRQIDNLRKRLYMARSMQIFGVSSLLLCVVCTLFIYVGWQLVAVYTFGVALLLLVISLAISIRELLISVKALEYRLDNVKIKKEGEESC, from the coding sequence ATGGAAGAACTGACCCTGACGACACCTTCGATTTTGTTCTCGGCGATTTCGTTGATTATGTTGGCTTATACGAATCGTTTTTTGGCTTATGCATCGGTGATCAGGAGCTTGAAAACAGAACACGAACAAAATCCGACCCCTATGGCACAACGGCAGATCGACAATTTGCGGAAAAGGTTGTATATGGCTCGCTCGATGCAAATTTTCGGAGTATCCAGCTTGCTGTTGTGCGTGGTTTGTACGCTGTTTATCTATGTGGGATGGCAATTGGTTGCTGTATATACCTTCGGAGTGGCTTTACTCTTGTTGGTGATTTCTCTCGCTATCTCTATCCGTGAGTTACTGATATCGGTGAAGGCACTTGAATACCGATTGGATAATGTAAAAATTAAAAAGGAGGGGGAAGAGAGTTGTTGA
- a CDS encoding ROK family protein has protein sequence MTLDAGGTNFVFGAIRGNQDVIKPISLPSNSHDLGQCLETLERGFREVINALDEKPVAISFAFPGPADYPNGIIGGYLPNFPSFRDGVALGPFLEDKFGIPVFINNDADLFAYGEALAGALPEINSKLERLNSAKRYKNLLGYTWGTGFGFGFTVNGQMHIGDNSCVETFCLRNKKYPDVICEDGVAIHALKREYAKNSGDTDHNLEPKDMFDIAEGTREGNREAVLKTFEDYGEIAGDAMATAATLIDGLIVIGGGITAARKYIMPALLKEMRGQLQRMNGETISRLQFKVYDLDDFNEFVEFAKGGSRELKIYGTDKSVVYDPMKRIGITISKLGASRAISLGAYAFALQQIDRQE, from the coding sequence ATTACCCTCGATGCCGGAGGGACTAATTTTGTTTTCGGAGCTATCCGGGGCAATCAGGATGTGATCAAACCGATTTCTCTTCCTTCCAATTCACATGATTTGGGTCAATGCCTGGAAACGTTGGAAAGAGGATTTCGGGAAGTAATCAACGCTCTGGATGAAAAACCGGTAGCCATCAGCTTTGCTTTCCCCGGTCCGGCCGACTATCCCAACGGAATCATCGGCGGTTATCTGCCTAACTTCCCTTCTTTCCGGGATGGGGTTGCCCTCGGTCCTTTTTTGGAAGACAAATTCGGGATACCTGTATTTATCAACAACGACGCAGATTTATTTGCTTACGGGGAGGCACTTGCCGGAGCATTGCCCGAAATCAACTCCAAACTGGAACGTCTGAACAGTGCCAAACGCTATAAAAATTTATTGGGATATACCTGGGGAACCGGATTCGGATTCGGATTTACCGTCAACGGACAAATGCACATCGGAGATAACTCTTGTGTGGAGACTTTCTGCCTGAGAAATAAAAAATACCCCGACGTGATCTGTGAAGATGGTGTGGCGATCCATGCTTTAAAACGTGAATATGCCAAAAATTCCGGAGATACCGATCACAACCTCGAACCCAAAGATATGTTCGATATCGCAGAAGGGACCCGGGAGGGGAATCGGGAAGCCGTCCTAAAAACTTTTGAAGACTACGGAGAAATCGCCGGAGATGCTATGGCAACCGCAGCAACACTGATCGACGGCCTGATCGTCATCGGCGGCGGAATTACCGCAGCCCGTAAATATATCATGCCTGCTTTATTAAAAGAAATGAGGGGACAACTACAACGCATGAACGGTGAAACCATTAGCCGGCTTCAGTTTAAAGTATACGACCTGGATGATTTCAATGAATTCGTCGAATTTGCCAAAGGAGGGTCCCGCGAACTGAAAATATACGGAACCGATAAATCAGTAGTCTACGACCCTATGAAACGCATCGGTATCACCATCTCAAAACTGGGTGCCAGCCGTGCCATCTCACTCGGAGCATACGCCTTCGCTTTACAACAAATCGATAGACAGGAGTGA
- a CDS encoding sensor histidine kinase, translating into MPEITLEEYELMNRILSDTRTGWWKADYRLQTYFFSKQIMELTGLPSDRLSFADFLNRIRTDFRFRIGEEIATLEQPYVYDMTFPILCPKGEIWIHIKKLHQEKNAHGDSIITGSIQIVDSPETTKSEQAAALRINNLLYQLNNISYTLLSFLQNNNTSEIINKILQDILQVFKAGRAYIIEYDSEIKTQTCTFEVVDNNIEKEQTLITDLATTDNVWWTEQIMSGHSIVLSTLDDLPEEAASEKEFLALQSIKSLIVVPLVSPQGAWGYVGIDVVEDFHQWSDEDCQWFTSLVNIINIYIELQKSRQEAQTERDYLQNLYKHMPLGYLRARILYDQQQNPVDLLFTDANLAAKKITGKSNFNGLRASSLGLDFSSNLLQLTTLSPNKDYLDDTHFVSRINKYFHFISYMTRPDEVIYLFSDITETFNTHQALDRSEKILRNIYDNLPAGIELYDKNGFLIDLNTKDMEIFGIANKETVLGVNLFENPNLPLHIIEALRRKEAITFRIKYPLSTIKNYYSSKKNGLLEIYTTATELYDSQGNLINYLLINIDNTEITQVYSQLAEFESSFSMVSKFGKIGYCRFDIWTRTGYGIPQWYYNLGEEATTPLSEIIGVYKHVHPEDRDYILKSIQQMKAGVIESFFKDLRITTAEGNKWTRINVIRNTMNDDPQKLDMICVNYDVTELKETEQRLIEAKERAEESDRLKSAFLANMSHEIRTPLNAIVGFSDLLAESDDREERFGYLKIVQENNELLLQLISDILDLSKIEAGTFKFINDRVNVYQLCNEIVRSYSIKIKNHQVKLIFDEQSPVYYITSDKNRVIQVLSNFINNALKFTSQGTITLGYELLPNHELKLYVCDTGQGIAEEKQKVIFDRFVKLNTFVQGTGLGLSICKSLVKQMGGQIGVNSKEGEGSCFWFTHPISLTQTEKKRNNPEN; encoded by the coding sequence ATGCCAGAAATTACATTAGAAGAATACGAACTGATGAATCGTATTCTCTCAGATACTCGCACTGGATGGTGGAAAGCAGATTACCGACTCCAGACCTATTTTTTTTCAAAACAGATAATGGAATTGACTGGTTTACCATCCGATCGATTGTCTTTTGCAGATTTTCTGAACAGGATCCGTACCGATTTCCGTTTCCGGATCGGTGAAGAAATCGCAACTTTAGAACAACCTTACGTCTACGATATGACCTTCCCGATTCTTTGCCCGAAAGGAGAAATTTGGATTCATATCAAAAAACTTCATCAGGAAAAAAATGCGCATGGCGATTCTATTATCACAGGCTCGATACAGATCGTCGATAGTCCGGAAACGACCAAATCCGAGCAAGCAGCTGCATTAAGGATAAATAATCTCTTGTATCAGCTCAATAATATTTCATATACCTTACTGTCTTTTCTGCAAAACAACAATACATCCGAAATCATTAATAAAATCTTGCAGGATATTCTTCAGGTATTCAAGGCAGGACGGGCATATATCATCGAATACGATTCCGAAATCAAAACACAGACTTGTACTTTTGAAGTAGTAGATAACAATATAGAGAAGGAACAGACACTGATCACCGACCTGGCGACCACCGATAATGTCTGGTGGACCGAACAAATCATGTCGGGACATTCTATCGTCTTATCCACTCTGGACGACTTACCGGAAGAAGCTGCTTCCGAAAAAGAATTTTTAGCTTTACAATCGATAAAATCACTTATCGTCGTACCTCTGGTGTCTCCTCAGGGAGCTTGGGGATATGTAGGAATCGACGTGGTTGAAGATTTTCATCAGTGGAGCGATGAAGATTGTCAATGGTTTACTTCCCTGGTCAATATCATCAATATTTACATAGAGCTTCAAAAATCCCGGCAAGAGGCACAAACCGAAAGGGATTATCTGCAAAATCTATACAAACATATGCCATTGGGCTATCTACGTGCCCGGATTCTTTACGATCAACAACAAAATCCCGTAGACCTGTTGTTTACCGACGCCAATCTGGCTGCTAAAAAAATCACCGGAAAATCAAACTTCAACGGTCTTCGGGCCAGCTCGCTAGGCTTGGATTTTTCATCCAATCTCCTCCAATTAACAACACTGTCACCCAACAAGGATTATCTGGACGATACCCATTTTGTCAGCAGAATCAATAAATATTTTCATTTCATTTCCTACATGACCCGTCCCGACGAAGTCATCTATCTGTTTTCAGATATAACGGAAACTTTCAATACTCATCAGGCTTTGGACCGCAGTGAAAAAATTCTGCGTAATATTTACGACAATTTACCGGCCGGAATTGAACTTTACGACAAAAACGGTTTCCTGATAGACCTGAATACCAAAGATATGGAAATTTTCGGAATCGCTAACAAAGAGACGGTACTAGGAGTCAATTTGTTCGAAAATCCGAATCTTCCTTTACATATTATCGAAGCGTTGCGCCGTAAAGAAGCCATTACTTTCCGCATCAAATATCCTCTCTCTACAATCAAAAATTATTATTCATCGAAGAAAAACGGTCTTCTTGAAATATACACAACTGCAACAGAACTCTACGACTCTCAGGGAAATCTGATCAATTACCTGTTAATCAATATCGACAATACCGAAATCACACAAGTATATAGCCAACTGGCAGAATTCGAAAGTTCGTTCTCTATGGTCAGCAAATTCGGCAAAATCGGATATTGTAGATTCGACATCTGGACACGTACCGGCTATGGGATCCCTCAATGGTATTATAATCTGGGAGAAGAAGCAACGACGCCCCTCTCTGAAATCATCGGTGTATACAAACATGTACACCCTGAAGACCGGGATTATATCCTGAAGTCCATCCAGCAAATGAAAGCCGGAGTAATCGAAAGCTTTTTCAAAGACTTGAGAATCACCACTGCCGAAGGCAACAAATGGACGCGGATCAATGTAATCCGTAACACAATGAACGATGATCCCCAAAAGCTGGACATGATCTGTGTCAATTATGATGTCACCGAATTGAAAGAAACCGAACAACGCCTGATCGAAGCCAAAGAGCGGGCAGAAGAAAGTGATCGTTTGAAATCTGCTTTCCTCGCTAACATGAGCCATGAAATCCGGACACCCCTAAATGCAATCGTCGGTTTCTCCGATTTGTTGGCCGAGTCGGACGACCGGGAAGAACGTTTCGGTTATTTGAAGATTGTACAAGAAAATAATGAATTGTTACTACAATTGATTTCAGATATCCTCGATCTTTCTAAAATTGAAGCAGGGACTTTCAAATTTATCAACGACCGGGTAAATGTTTATCAACTCTGCAATGAGATTGTCCGGTCTTACAGTATCAAGATTAAAAATCATCAAGTCAAATTGATATTCGATGAACAATCCCCGGTTTATTACATAACCAGTGACAAAAACAGGGTGATTCAGGTACTCTCGAATTTCATCAACAATGCGCTGAAATTTACTTCACAAGGTACGATTACACTGGGATATGAACTCTTGCCGAATCATGAACTCAAACTCTATGTCTGTGATACCGGCCAAGGCATTGCCGAAGAAAAACAAAAAGTCATATTCGACCGTTTCGTCAAATTAAATACTTTCGTTCAAGGTACAGGTTTAGGATTATCGATTTGCAAAAGTCTGGTAAAACAAATGGGAGGACAAATCGGTGTAAACTCCAAAGAGGGCGAAGGGTCTTGCTTTTGGTTCACCCATCCGATCTCCTTGACTCAAACAGAGAAAAAACGGAATAATCCTGAAAATTAA
- a CDS encoding PorP/SprF family type IX secretion system membrane protein, whose amino-acid sequence MTFLLLVVSVRLQAQDTKVSHPFMWKSFNNPAYSGFDGLAGVNIGMQRSYWSKPLDFRSYFVSADYAFQEKRTFGLGGLSLFYQRDQESSVMYVTQLFAAALSARVKLSRSTVLQVGLQPSLYCKSVDPSKLTLGDQFDPFYGQILDISPELMSFYADKVTIFDMAAGIYGQTDFNVAWHGVASLEYGFSVYHIIESTQSFLSEHGSASSEENLLNRRYSGYVSYAHPFALGNQINTVLSPYVMIDVQSVMRNLQFGVCWEEERFGLIGLGVRGDQFEGLQVGTLLVHLGVNIPGGRDSGWKIGYTCEVPTHQGTMYQNTSHSLSLHWYYRIVPKRCIQRFDNSPNNSKRARMKRKNKAFHF is encoded by the coding sequence GTGACATTTTTGTTACTGGTGGTGTCTGTCCGTTTACAGGCGCAGGATACGAAGGTATCTCATCCATTTATGTGGAAATCTTTTAATAATCCGGCCTATTCAGGTTTTGATGGATTAGCGGGTGTGAATATCGGTATGCAACGGTCATATTGGAGTAAGCCGTTGGATTTCAGGTCTTATTTTGTTTCGGCAGATTATGCCTTTCAGGAGAAAAGGACTTTCGGCTTGGGAGGTCTCTCTCTGTTTTATCAACGCGATCAGGAAAGTTCGGTGATGTATGTGACCCAGCTGTTTGCTGCCGCCTTGTCGGCCCGGGTGAAACTGTCACGTTCTACGGTGTTGCAGGTCGGTCTGCAACCTAGCCTATATTGTAAAAGCGTGGATCCCTCGAAGTTGACACTGGGAGATCAGTTCGATCCTTTTTACGGTCAGATTTTGGATATCTCCCCTGAGTTGATGAGTTTTTATGCCGATAAAGTGACGATATTCGATATGGCCGCCGGTATTTACGGTCAGACCGATTTCAATGTGGCCTGGCATGGGGTGGCTAGTTTGGAGTATGGGTTTTCTGTATATCATATCATAGAATCCACTCAGTCGTTTTTATCCGAACACGGGTCTGCTTCTTCCGAAGAAAATCTGTTGAATCGCCGGTATTCGGGATATGTTTCGTATGCACATCCTTTTGCTTTAGGGAATCAGATCAATACAGTGCTTTCTCCGTACGTAATGATCGATGTGCAGTCGGTTATGCGGAATTTACAATTCGGAGTTTGCTGGGAGGAAGAGCGTTTCGGACTGATCGGTCTGGGGGTCCGGGGGGATCAATTCGAAGGATTGCAGGTAGGTACCTTGTTAGTACATTTAGGAGTGAATATTCCGGGAGGACGTGATTCCGGATGGAAGATCGGTTATACCTGTGAAGTCCCGACCCATCAAGGGACGATGTATCAAAATACCAGTCATTCTTTATCGTTGCATTGGTATTACAGGATAGTTCCCAAACGTTGCATCCAGCGTTTCGATAATTCGCCGAACAATAGTAAGAGAGCCAGAATGAAACGGAAGAATAAGGCTTTTCATTTTTAA